The following are from one region of the Bacillus methanolicus MGA3 genome:
- a CDS encoding carbohydrate ABC transporter permease → MEVTSYRPETASVITYVSKWKKRIPYIIAYGVLGLTTLPIILMYLWLLLSSFSKQMKYGFIPVHFTLENWKFLWMNVEHGGGTLPSIWTATWNSFIFSSTLTILEVIIGVMAGYVLARIEFPGRQALMKTTLLLHAFPSVALLIAVYYILNFMGLFDSLWGVVLVKTALQIPMTAWIVKGFFDDVSWDVEWAGLIDGCNRLKVWFTIVLPLIKPGIAAISIFSFLSGWSEFLLLYTFILSDENVTLSSYLQRLISDPNLVNYGLLSAVSLFYMLPVLLFFIFTQKSLMQVSVGGGKSV, encoded by the coding sequence ATGGAAGTAACAAGTTATAGACCCGAAACAGCGTCTGTGATTACATATGTTTCCAAATGGAAAAAGCGCATTCCTTACATCATTGCATATGGAGTTCTAGGCTTGACCACACTGCCGATCATTTTGATGTATTTGTGGCTTTTGTTAAGCTCTTTTTCTAAACAAATGAAATACGGTTTTATCCCTGTTCATTTTACATTAGAAAACTGGAAGTTTTTATGGATGAACGTAGAGCATGGAGGAGGAACGCTTCCAAGTATATGGACGGCAACTTGGAATTCCTTCATTTTTTCTAGCACCCTTACCATCTTGGAAGTCATCATCGGCGTCATGGCTGGATATGTTTTAGCACGGATCGAATTTCCGGGACGTCAGGCATTAATGAAGACTACGTTGCTATTACATGCTTTTCCTAGTGTCGCTTTGCTTATTGCGGTGTATTATATATTGAATTTTATGGGATTGTTTGATTCCCTTTGGGGGGTTGTTTTGGTAAAAACTGCCCTGCAAATTCCTATGACAGCTTGGATTGTAAAAGGTTTTTTTGATGATGTGTCATGGGATGTCGAGTGGGCTGGACTCATTGACGGATGCAATCGTTTGAAGGTCTGGTTTACCATTGTTCTTCCTTTGATTAAGCCTGGAATTGCAGCTATTAGTATCTTCTCATTTTTATCTGGCTGGTCTGAATTTTTATTATTATATACGTTTATTTTAAGTGATGAAAATGTCACTTTGTCCTCTTATCTCCAAAGATTAATCAGTGATCCAAATTTAGTTAATTATGGATTATTAAGTGCTGTATCACTGTTTTACATGTTGCCTGTCTTACTGTTTTTTATATTTACACAAAAATCATT
- a CDS encoding carbohydrate ABC transporter permease, which translates to MLSVLKRWKLPAIMLGPFIILISLFFFLPVVLIAIMAFTNMNSAMRWDFNGLENFQKLVTDPNILLIVKNTILYVGFTLLINVFFGLALGILTTYFIQKESVSLVFRAIWMLPRISPPVVYTLLWLWFFDPSEYGVLNSLRDLFHMPPVKWLSAHPMTAVILANGLIGVSFGMIIFSSAIKSIPKNLFHAANVDGASQWSIIKDIIIPAVRWPLMFVTIWQFLSLFTSYEYILLLTDGGPLFGSEVLALYSYHKAFQNFEYGYGSAISLILVLIALIFSLIMWKMFGMKKMMGSSRIE; encoded by the coding sequence GTGCTATCTGTCTTAAAAAGGTGGAAGTTGCCTGCCATTATGCTTGGACCGTTCATCATTCTTATCTCCCTTTTCTTTTTTCTCCCTGTTGTATTGATAGCCATAATGGCATTTACCAATATGAATTCTGCCATGAGATGGGATTTTAACGGATTGGAGAACTTTCAAAAGCTTGTGACCGATCCGAATATCTTGTTAATAGTTAAAAACACAATCTTATATGTCGGTTTCACATTGCTAATTAATGTGTTTTTTGGCTTGGCTTTAGGCATTCTGACAACTTATTTTATTCAAAAGGAATCCGTCAGTCTTGTTTTTCGGGCGATATGGATGCTGCCGCGAATTTCCCCGCCAGTTGTCTATACACTTCTTTGGCTGTGGTTTTTTGATCCGAGTGAATATGGTGTATTGAATAGTTTGAGAGATCTTTTTCATATGCCGCCTGTTAAATGGTTGTCAGCCCATCCAATGACAGCTGTCATTTTAGCGAATGGATTGATAGGTGTTTCATTTGGGATGATTATCTTTTCATCTGCTATAAAGTCCATACCGAAGAATTTGTTCCACGCCGCAAACGTAGATGGAGCTTCCCAATGGTCGATCATTAAAGATATTATTATCCCGGCAGTTCGCTGGCCGTTAATGTTTGTGACAATATGGCAGTTTTTGTCTTTATTCACATCCTATGAATATATTCTCTTGTTGACAGATGGCGGACCTTTATTTGGAAGTGAAGTGTTAGCTTTATATTCCTATCATAAAGCCTTCCAAAACTTTGAATATGGGTATGGTTCGGCTATTTCTCTTATACTTGTTTTGATCGCATTGATCTTTTCGTTAATCATGTGGAAAATGTTTGGTATGAAAAAAATGATGGGTTCTTCAAGAATCGAGTAA
- a CDS encoding extracellular solute-binding protein, which produces MKKITACVLSTLVLAMGILSGCKQNSQSAGSESNNNSKVVTIEAQTAAPETTRVENLEKAAEKLNEELKKQGKDIRVKVKTKVFEGSWEEYAKQFMLAFKAKKEPDIYATGHENIGWLSDGNYILPLDDLKKSKEYSHVFPILWDSVTYKDHIWGALQDTEARPVFYNKDILKKLGWSEKQINDLPEKVKNGEFTLDDMTKLAEEAKTKGLTQYGIIHRPVDGPDFHVMVYDFGGKLYDPKENKIVLDKKAVKKQLDYYYEIAQKKLIPDNLTQMEWSNIHKAVVNGKTLFYYGGIWNVFNWSQDNFHEKLGKVDEKWVNEHLGMMLIPAAEKGGKPLTLSHPFVYTVSSQTEHPKLVKRLLELVADPALQVEHDVKTFHLPVTKSAADHLNFKAHATLANVTYMTEYTTFLPNHEGFPTYSKAVFNAIQAVELGKKTPEKALNDLEVQLKSDLGDKLKIVD; this is translated from the coding sequence ATGAAAAAAATTACAGCATGTGTCTTGTCTACATTGGTTCTCGCAATGGGAATTCTTTCTGGTTGTAAACAGAACAGTCAGTCGGCTGGAAGTGAATCAAATAATAATTCTAAAGTCGTAACGATTGAAGCTCAAACAGCTGCGCCAGAAACAACTCGGGTTGAAAATCTGGAAAAAGCCGCTGAAAAACTAAATGAAGAATTAAAGAAACAAGGAAAAGATATTCGAGTAAAAGTTAAAACAAAAGTATTTGAAGGCAGTTGGGAAGAATATGCCAAACAATTTATGTTGGCTTTCAAGGCAAAAAAAGAGCCTGATATTTATGCAACAGGACATGAAAATATTGGTTGGTTATCGGATGGAAATTACATACTTCCTTTAGATGATTTAAAAAAATCTAAGGAATATTCACACGTATTTCCGATTCTATGGGATTCTGTAACATATAAAGATCATATTTGGGGTGCTCTGCAAGATACTGAAGCACGTCCTGTTTTCTACAATAAAGATATCTTGAAAAAGCTTGGTTGGAGCGAAAAGCAAATTAATGATCTTCCTGAAAAAGTAAAGAATGGTGAGTTTACACTAGACGATATGACGAAATTAGCTGAAGAAGCAAAAACAAAAGGATTAACGCAATATGGCATTATTCACCGTCCAGTAGATGGTCCTGATTTTCATGTAATGGTTTACGATTTTGGTGGAAAATTATATGATCCTAAAGAAAATAAAATTGTACTAGATAAAAAAGCAGTTAAAAAACAATTAGATTATTACTATGAAATTGCACAGAAAAAATTAATTCCGGACAATCTTACTCAAATGGAATGGAGCAATATCCATAAGGCAGTAGTAAACGGTAAGACGTTGTTCTACTACGGCGGTATTTGGAACGTATTTAACTGGAGTCAAGACAATTTCCATGAAAAACTCGGTAAAGTTGATGAAAAATGGGTCAATGAGCACCTTGGCATGATGTTAATTCCTGCTGCAGAAAAAGGCGGAAAACCGCTTACTCTTTCTCACCCGTTCGTATATACTGTTTCATCACAAACCGAACATCCTAAATTAGTGAAACGTTTGTTGGAGCTTGTAGCTGATCCTGCACTGCAAGTGGAGCATGACGTAAAAACATTCCATCTTCCTGTTACAAAAAGCGCTGCAGATCACTTGAACTTTAAAGCACATGCAACATTGGCAAATGTAACATACATGACGGAATATACGACATTCCTTCCGAACCATGAAGGATTCCCTACCTATTCAAAAGCAGTCTTTAATGCAATTCAAGCAGTGGAACTTGGAAAGAAAACACCTGAAAAAGCGTTAAATGATTTAGAAGTACAGTTGAAGAGCGATCTTGGCGATAAATTAAAAATAGTAGACTAA
- a CDS encoding OsmC family protein: MAAEKLIKVKSSGKWEGGLKTSISIRNFSPFIVDEPRSLGGTDEGPNPVEYVLGALSSCTSVMIAFIAKEKNFSYQGVEFKNDGTLDLRGLMGVEGVSPHFQNVNFEVIFKTDESDSRIEELKEEVEKRCPVYNLIKDAGVKIESKWYKI, from the coding sequence ATGGCAGCAGAAAAATTGATAAAGGTAAAATCAAGTGGAAAGTGGGAAGGCGGCTTAAAAACTTCCATTTCGATAAGAAATTTTTCTCCATTCATAGTTGATGAACCGAGAAGTTTAGGAGGGACTGATGAAGGGCCAAATCCTGTTGAATATGTATTAGGTGCATTGTCCAGCTGTACTTCTGTAATGATTGCGTTTATAGCTAAAGAAAAGAATTTTTCTTATCAAGGCGTAGAGTTTAAAAATGATGGAACACTAGATTTGCGAGGATTAATGGGAGTGGAAGGAGTTTCGCCGCATTTTCAAAATGTGAATTTTGAGGTTATTTTTAAAACCGATGAATCTGATTCTCGAATAGAGGAATTAAAAGAAGAAGTAGAAAAAAGATGCCCTGTTTATAATTTAATTAAAGACGCAGGTGTTAAGATCGAATCGAAATGGTATAAAATATAG
- a CDS encoding ArnT family glycosyltransferase — MLSIAFYNIFYHLGKFPIYSWDEARHGVNAYEMLRQGNFIVNTYRYKADYWNLKPPLSYWAIMAGYKLVGFNALGLRLISGICAMLTIIIVAIFVKKNFGNLASLLSMLTLSTSTQFLINHSARTGDADSLFVFLFTAAILSLLLSVKNDKWLYVSGFAFSLAFLTKSWHAGNIAVIMGLYLLFTGRKLSYKKWISLCLCMMAPILIWAVIRYQYDGFAFFKNMFEYDLLHRSTVPIEGHVGDESYYGIVLCRFYFLWLAILLGMILVYNFQNNVLFDKSNSENQSYIIGLCLWVIVPFILYTFAKTKIIWYILPIYPPLSIIIGILASKILMKERFLIRTVLLASILFAAHYYEGEIQTYVNNPIPNDQLSLIEKTKALDGVRGYSLYKYHPTRHKAVWAQSAVLTAELVNDLKVKSGDFHAFLKNDRALLLVKKRFFTKRLVTSNLLNIVTSNRWGYILSKEKIRIKH; from the coding sequence TTGCTATCTATTGCTTTTTATAATATTTTTTATCATTTAGGTAAATTTCCAATTTATAGTTGGGATGAGGCGAGACACGGGGTAAATGCCTATGAGATGTTAAGACAAGGCAATTTTATAGTTAATACTTATAGATATAAGGCGGATTATTGGAATTTAAAACCCCCGCTTAGTTATTGGGCAATTATGGCCGGTTATAAATTGGTGGGATTCAATGCATTAGGATTGCGATTAATCTCAGGCATTTGTGCCATGTTAACGATTATAATAGTGGCTATTTTTGTAAAAAAGAATTTTGGAAATTTGGCTTCTCTATTATCGATGTTAACATTGTCGACAAGCACACAATTTTTAATCAATCACAGTGCAAGAACCGGTGATGCTGATTCCCTTTTTGTTTTCTTATTTACAGCAGCCATCTTATCTCTGCTGCTTTCTGTCAAAAATGATAAATGGTTATATGTTTCGGGATTTGCCTTTTCTTTGGCCTTTTTAACAAAAAGTTGGCATGCAGGGAATATAGCTGTCATTATGGGATTGTATCTCCTATTTACAGGAAGAAAATTATCTTATAAAAAATGGATTTCTTTATGTTTGTGCATGATGGCACCGATTCTTATTTGGGCGGTCATAAGATATCAATATGACGGCTTTGCCTTTTTTAAAAATATGTTTGAGTATGACTTGCTGCATAGATCAACTGTTCCAATAGAAGGCCACGTAGGAGATGAGTCTTACTATGGAATAGTATTATGCCGTTTTTACTTTTTGTGGCTCGCTATCTTATTGGGAATGATTTTAGTCTATAACTTTCAAAACAATGTTTTGTTTGATAAGTCCAATTCTGAAAATCAGTCTTATATAATAGGCCTTTGTTTATGGGTAATCGTTCCTTTCATATTGTATACTTTTGCTAAAACGAAAATAATATGGTATATTTTACCTATTTATCCTCCTTTATCGATTATTATAGGGATTCTGGCTAGTAAAATTTTGATGAAGGAAAGATTTTTGATAAGAACTGTCCTTTTAGCTTCCATTCTTTTTGCAGCTCATTATTATGAAGGAGAAATTCAAACCTATGTAAACAACCCAATTCCTAATGATCAATTAAGTTTGATTGAAAAAACAAAAGCTCTGGATGGAGTAAGAGGATATAGCTTATATAAGTACCATCCAACAAGACATAAGGCGGTATGGGCTCAAAGTGCTGTTCTAACGGCAGAATTAGTGAACGATTTGAAAGTGAAAAGCGGAGATTTTCATGCTTTTTTAAAAAATGATAGGGCCTTGCTTTTAGTGAAGAAAAGATTTTTTACGAAACGATTGGTCACTTCGAATCTTTTAAACATCGTTACTTCTAATAGATGGGGTTATATTCTTAGTAAAGAGAAGATACGAATAAAACATTGA
- a CDS encoding DUF6609 family protein → MKRILIKLGYQEGERLQFLSKRVCGLWLIWVALVILIGTLFGGEQKINMTIFDIGYITGFFFIFVNKSLYKKLSFGSPSMFQRKITTISLILMFVLLILFGGPHFQNHDYRLIWLGAFLAIGIHFIPFYFVHGILMIPLALLLTINAFVGIYNPNIDFKYIAYIDIAVKVFFGIILLFSRKPKDIELTDGIKTSI, encoded by the coding sequence ATGAAAAGGATATTAATAAAATTGGGATATCAAGAAGGGGAACGATTACAGTTTTTAAGTAAAAGAGTTTGTGGACTTTGGCTGATTTGGGTTGCGTTAGTCATTTTAATAGGAACCCTTTTTGGTGGAGAGCAAAAAATAAACATGACTATATTTGATATTGGTTATATTACTGGTTTTTTCTTCATTTTCGTAAATAAAAGCTTGTATAAAAAATTGTCATTTGGTTCTCCGTCTATGTTTCAAAGAAAAATAACCACTATTTCATTAATTCTAATGTTTGTTTTACTCATCTTATTTGGAGGTCCTCATTTTCAAAATCATGATTATAGATTGATATGGCTTGGTGCTTTTTTAGCAATTGGAATTCATTTTATCCCTTTCTATTTTGTTCACGGAATATTAATGATACCACTCGCATTACTTTTAACCATTAACGCATTTGTAGGCATATATAACCCTAATATTGACTTTAAATACATTGCTTATATTGATATAGCTGTTAAAGTGTTTTTTGGAATAATTCTTCTATTTTCAAGAAAGCCTAAAGATATTGAATTAACTGATGGTATTAAGACGAGTATTTAA
- a CDS encoding O-antigen ligase family protein, which yields MNEISYLSISVMILGYWGLYLKILETEKNQLFQHFRLIMIFGGVYCCVIGWISKWYTFPPAIGYLTGTVLFGQSDLKDYNRFIGCGYNPNFTVYILLIAISFILAYLLASLRNNRFVSLVWHLPIILLLSYGVVQTGSRAGFASMILIFLIFILRLNRTIFIMSTIFSLSLSKWLLHLMPRNESVIQSIQVRHDIWKSGYKIWQDHAFFGVTPIGFGKEYLKHYNEFIPHAHNMLIGMFAEYGALGGLALLFLICLNIVKYIHLFFPKRNKKCLLDSFLLGLPIIILTGVFDEPLFSPQLGLLTVILLACWDRYTKRMHFAMVFPSISRIKYWIYLHVKAPKNQT from the coding sequence ATGAACGAAATATCTTATTTAAGTATTAGTGTGATGATTCTAGGATACTGGGGTCTATATTTAAAAATATTGGAGACTGAAAAGAATCAATTATTTCAGCATTTTCGATTGATTATGATTTTTGGGGGCGTATACTGCTGTGTGATAGGGTGGATTTCAAAATGGTATACCTTTCCCCCAGCCATCGGCTATTTAACGGGCACTGTGCTCTTCGGCCAAAGTGATCTTAAAGATTATAACCGCTTTATTGGCTGTGGATACAATCCAAACTTTACGGTATACATACTTTTAATTGCCATTTCCTTTATTTTGGCTTACCTGCTTGCAAGTTTACGGAACAATCGATTCGTCAGTTTAGTGTGGCATCTTCCTATAATACTCCTGCTAAGCTATGGTGTTGTTCAAACCGGATCAAGGGCAGGGTTTGCGTCGATGATTTTGATCTTTCTTATATTTATCTTGCGATTAAACCGTACTATCTTCATTATGAGTACTATCTTTAGCCTGTCGCTATCTAAATGGCTGCTGCATTTAATGCCTAGAAACGAGTCGGTAATTCAATCAATCCAAGTTAGGCATGACATCTGGAAAAGCGGCTATAAAATATGGCAGGATCATGCCTTCTTTGGTGTAACGCCAATCGGCTTTGGTAAAGAATATTTAAAGCATTACAATGAATTCATACCACATGCCCATAATATGTTAATTGGCATGTTTGCGGAGTATGGAGCACTAGGAGGATTGGCCTTATTATTTTTAATCTGTCTAAATATTGTAAAGTATATCCATTTATTCTTTCCAAAACGAAATAAAAAATGTTTATTAGACAGCTTTTTGCTCGGCTTACCCATTATCATTCTTACGGGAGTCTTTGACGAGCCCCTATTTTCACCGCAATTAGGTTTATTAACGGTTATATTGCTTGCTTGTTGGGATAGATATACTAAACGGATGCATTTTGCTATGGTATTTCCATCAATTTCAAGAATTAAATATTGGATTTATTTACATGTCAAGGCGCCAAAAAATCAAACGTAA
- a CDS encoding MFS transporter — MKRSKAKLIYTIFVFIALAAFDNIIIGLFPPLFPYIAKDLDVGVAKLGIVSAINILVTAISSVYWGYLSGKFRRKKLIMIGTLIWAISVFLTSISQNFMQLLLFQIITGMGLGCIASIGFSVLTDCIPYQKRGLVLSLWGMAQGMGGIMGSVMASLTATDTSWRWPFEIVSFIGFFLIILYLFVEEPSRGQSDPELKNLMKSGQSYSYIIEAKHLPAILLKGSNVWLFLQAFFMNISTGSLIWIPTLFIYKIQQQGYSLETSMIASGYLYAIFQVGGMTSAYFGHLGDKLQMKTYKGRAFLTAIFVFLTMPLYILMFNIPMDHLYLPNNHNPLLILITLIKQIFTNPWIALLFVLSFFASAAQSANTPNWLALITDVNLPEHRGTAFSVANLSNSLGRTIGNAGVGVLLRIISMRFHEPFSYILTLSLLQIFLIPSALCYILMAKKNVSDIKSVKETLKERS, encoded by the coding sequence TTGAAACGTTCTAAAGCAAAATTAATATATACGATATTCGTTTTTATTGCACTAGCTGCTTTCGATAATATAATCATAGGATTATTCCCGCCTCTATTTCCTTATATAGCAAAGGATTTAGACGTGGGAGTAGCAAAATTGGGAATTGTTTCAGCTATTAATATTTTAGTTACAGCTATTTCTTCCGTTTATTGGGGATATCTTTCAGGAAAATTTAGACGCAAGAAACTGATTATGATTGGAACGCTTATTTGGGCTATATCTGTATTCTTGACCTCCATTAGCCAAAACTTTATGCAACTTTTACTATTTCAAATAATAACGGGAATGGGACTAGGCTGCATTGCATCTATTGGGTTCAGTGTCTTAACGGATTGTATTCCGTATCAAAAACGTGGTTTGGTTTTAAGTCTTTGGGGCATGGCACAAGGCATGGGTGGTATTATGGGATCTGTTATGGCTTCTTTAACTGCAACTGATACAAGTTGGAGATGGCCTTTTGAAATCGTAAGTTTTATCGGATTTTTTCTCATTATCCTTTATCTTTTTGTAGAAGAACCATCTAGAGGCCAATCAGATCCTGAGTTAAAAAACTTGATGAAAAGTGGACAATCATACAGCTATATTATAGAAGCTAAGCATTTACCAGCTATTCTTTTAAAAGGCAGTAATGTATGGCTATTTTTGCAGGCATTCTTTATGAATATTTCAACAGGAAGTCTCATTTGGATTCCAACCTTATTTATTTATAAGATTCAACAGCAGGGATATAGTTTGGAAACATCGATGATTGCCTCAGGTTACCTTTATGCTATTTTTCAAGTTGGAGGGATGACGTCCGCTTATTTTGGCCATCTTGGTGATAAATTGCAAATGAAAACGTATAAGGGGAGAGCTTTTTTAACTGCAATCTTTGTATTTCTGACGATGCCCCTTTATATACTGATGTTTAACATTCCAATGGATCACCTTTACTTGCCAAATAATCATAATCCTTTATTGATTTTAATCACTTTGATTAAACAAATATTCACCAATCCTTGGATCGCTTTATTGTTTGTTTTATCGTTTTTTGCTTCTGCCGCTCAATCTGCAAACACACCAAATTGGCTGGCTTTGATAACAGACGTTAATCTTCCGGAACATAGAGGAACAGCTTTTAGTGTTGCCAATCTTTCCAATAGTTTAGGAAGAACCATTGGAAACGCAGGGGTTGGTGTTTTGCTTCGTATCATATCAATGCGCTTTCATGAACCTTTTAGCTATATTTTGACCTTATCGCTGCTGCAAATATTCCTTATACCATCAGCGCTATGCTATATTCTAATGGCCAAAAAAAATGTGTCCGATATAAAATCAGTGAAAGAAACTCTAAAAGAAAGATCGTAG
- a CDS encoding MGDG synthase family glycosyltransferase — MGKKILIISSEHTGHGHKSITEALCEKIGNNRDIKIHVVDGFSLGGQTLLSIGKLYGPITRKAENLWKMVYNISSDYPNLINHFIEELIRKNFLKLLEEVKPDLILSVHPNFNGSVLNILEKQYIKIPFITLIADLVNISPLWADKRADFIISPTVEARDKCIEYGIPAENIKVLGFPVRARFFRNSTNKKVFYRKDAPLKCLIMSGGEGVGNMKKIAEILLDHFDCTVTIVAGRNVKLKEKLEHSLRRQYGDKVKIYGFTKNIHDLMLASDIAFTRGSPNVMFEAIASNTPMIITGALPGQEEDNPYFAEKSNLGVVCKNTNEIKQIISKLLENDGEELNHIINCQRKFINPHAAEDILQFIINVEEHSYEAAAPSFSYN, encoded by the coding sequence ATGGGCAAAAAAATATTAATCATTTCTTCTGAACATACAGGTCATGGGCATAAAAGCATAACAGAAGCATTGTGCGAAAAGATTGGAAATAACCGTGACATAAAAATACATGTCGTAGATGGCTTTTCGCTTGGCGGACAAACTCTGTTAAGCATCGGCAAACTTTACGGCCCGATCACGAGAAAAGCAGAAAATTTATGGAAGATGGTATATAATATATCATCTGATTACCCAAATTTAATTAATCATTTTATTGAAGAATTAATTAGGAAAAACTTTCTGAAATTATTGGAAGAAGTAAAACCAGATTTGATTTTATCAGTCCACCCTAATTTTAATGGTTCCGTATTAAATATTTTAGAGAAGCAATATATTAAGATTCCTTTTATTACACTTATTGCTGATCTTGTAAACATTAGTCCACTTTGGGCAGATAAAAGAGCCGATTTTATTATAAGTCCAACTGTCGAAGCTCGAGATAAGTGTATAGAATATGGAATCCCTGCTGAAAATATTAAAGTTTTAGGATTCCCGGTTCGAGCTAGGTTTTTTAGAAATAGCACAAATAAAAAAGTTTTTTATCGAAAAGATGCACCTTTAAAATGTTTAATCATGAGCGGTGGCGAAGGTGTAGGCAATATGAAAAAGATTGCTGAAATTCTGCTTGATCACTTTGATTGCACCGTTACTATTGTTGCAGGAAGAAATGTCAAACTAAAAGAAAAATTAGAGCACTCACTTCGAAGACAATACGGGGATAAAGTTAAGATTTACGGTTTTACAAAAAACATCCATGACCTCATGTTAGCTTCAGATATTGCTTTTACGAGAGGCAGCCCTAATGTCATGTTTGAAGCTATTGCTTCCAATACACCGATGATCATAACAGGTGCTTTACCCGGCCAAGAAGAGGACAATCCTTACTTTGCCGAAAAATCAAACCTTGGAGTGGTATGTAAAAATACAAATGAAATTAAACAGATTATCTCCAAATTACTTGAAAATGATGGTGAAGAACTAAATCATATTATAAATTGCCAAAGAAAATTTATAAATCCACATGCTGCAGAAGACATCTTACAGTTCATCATAAATGTTGAAGAACATTCATATGAAGCTGCTGCGCCAAGTTTTTCCTATAATTAA
- the rlmH gene encoding 23S rRNA (pseudouridine(1915)-N(3))-methyltransferase RlmH, which yields MNISIVTVGKLKEKYLKQGIEEYLKRLSSYAKVEVIEVPDEKAPEILSDTEMEQVKQKEGERILAKLSPDAYVIALAIQGKMKSSEELADSLDKLATYGKSKIAFVIGGSLGLSNEVLKRSNEQLSFSKMTFPHQLMRLILVEQIYRAFRIIRGEPYHK from the coding sequence GTGAATATCTCAATTGTGACCGTTGGCAAATTGAAAGAAAAATATTTAAAGCAAGGAATTGAAGAATATTTAAAACGGCTCTCTTCTTATGCAAAAGTAGAAGTCATCGAAGTACCGGACGAAAAAGCGCCGGAAATCCTGAGCGATACAGAAATGGAACAAGTAAAGCAAAAAGAAGGAGAAAGGATTTTAGCAAAACTAAGCCCTGATGCATATGTCATCGCACTGGCGATCCAGGGAAAAATGAAATCGTCCGAAGAACTGGCCGACAGCCTTGACAAACTCGCCACATACGGTAAAAGCAAAATAGCCTTTGTCATCGGAGGGTCGCTTGGCCTAAGCAATGAAGTCTTGAAACGTTCCAATGAACAACTATCCTTCTCAAAAATGACTTTTCCACATCAGTTGATGAGGCTTATTTTGGTAGAGCAAATCTATCGGGCGTTTCGAATTATTAGGGGGGAGCCGTATCATAAGTAA
- a CDS encoding CxxH/CxxC protein, with protein MIYCCEEHVELALDVIVDDYETAPVLTKISDKKQLLITCGYCEKPAVYIVANE; from the coding sequence ATGATTTATTGCTGTGAAGAACATGTGGAATTGGCATTGGATGTGATCGTTGATGACTATGAAACAGCACCAGTATTAACAAAAATTTCAGACAAAAAACAGCTGTTAATAACCTGTGGATATTGTGAAAAGCCAGCTGTATATATTGTGGCGAACGAATGA